The following are encoded together in the Tetrapisispora phaffii CBS 4417 chromosome 5, complete genome genome:
- the TPHA0E01960 gene encoding survival factor 1 family protein (similar to Saccharomyces cerevisiae SVF1 (YDR346C); ancestral locus Anc_5.397) — MLKWIQGGISAVTGLAEPEYGKEFIHSAADKVNEQQINPFNTATSDDLKWLCPDYTNVETSTFYVNDLNTGIIGLAQVIHSNIVGLHQTAQFNCRIVDSNDVKNFNVWTSTKLENFRIDGTNFYADNLKIELNEDGNQFHVVANVNEIVSLDLFFTRVTDGCKLGNDPNTYFGDNVEEPWGKIRHIFWPRNKLVGTINIKYEEPREEQGNQKEGEEEQQLKSFIEKTIKFTEEKPALSMFVLAFQGMKPHHAAKAWNFINFQSDEYSVILIEFITPKSYANTKVSIGIVTDSEKILSVATNNNFEHIDSTVDSIGWPVPKAIKCTFNGISADLSDDQVKKMYGENNGTLKEQEIAVVNVNLTNLIERIDVMNEIPQFVKNIVSGVAGTKPYIYQYAGDEDFNIEINNKKVKGLGMLEVIFISEHDDEELVNAVAAVKLSDE, encoded by the coding sequence ATGTTGAAGTGGATTCAAGGTGGTATCTCTGCGGTTACTGGGTTGGCTGAGCCTGAGTATGGTAAGGAATTTATTCACTCAGCGGCAGATAAAGTAAATGAACAACAGATCAATCCATTCAATACTGCTACTAGTGATGATTTGAAATGGCTATGTCCTGATTATACTAATGTTGAAACATCGACCTTTTACgtaaatgatttaaatacaGGCATCATCGGACTGGCGCAAGTTATACATTCCAATATTGTTGGTCTTCATCAAACTGCTCAATTTAATTGTAGAATTGTTGATTCAAATGATGTTAAGAATTTCAATGTTTGGACCTCGACAAAGTTGGAGAATTTTAGAATCGATGGAACCAATTTTTATGctgataatttaaagatcGAATTGAATGAAGATGGAAACCAATTCCATGTTGTAGCAAATGTGAACGAAATTGTGAGCttagatttatttttcactaGAGTCACAGACGGTTGCAAACTGGGTAATGATCCAAATACATATTTTGGTGATAATGTTGAAGAACCTTGGGGTAAAATTAGACATATATTCTGGCCAAGAAATAAACTTGTAGGTACaatcaatataaaatatgagGAGCCAAGGGAAGAACAAGGAAATCAAAAAGAGggagaagaagaacaacaaTTGAAATCGTTCATTGAAAAGACAATAAAGTTTACTGAAGAAAAACCTGCACTGTCCATGTTTGTTCTTGCTTTCCAAGGTATGAAACCTCATCATGCTGCTAAAGCTTggaattttattaattttcaatCGGATGAATATTCTGTCATTTTAATTGAGTTTATAACCCCAAAGTCTTACGCAAATAcaaaagtttcaattgGTATTGTAACAGATAGTGAAAAGATTCTGTCGGTAGCCACAAATAACAACTTCGAACATATCGATTCCACCGTAGATTCTATTGGCTGGCCTGTTCCAAAAGCAATCAAGTGTACATTCAATGGTATTTCAGCGGACTTAAGTGACGATCAAGTAAAGAAGATGTACGGCGAGAATAATGGTACATTGAAAGAGCAAGAAATTGCTGTGGTAAACGTTAATTTAACAAACTTGATTGAAAGAATCGATGTTATGAATGAAATTCCACAATTTGTGAAGAACATCGTTTCCGGTGTTGCCGGTACAAAACCATACATATATCAATACGCAGGGGATGAAGATTTCAATATCGAAATTAACAACAAAAAAGTCAAGGGATTGGGTATGCTTGAggttatatttatttcgGAAcatgatgatgaagaactTGTAAATGCTGTCGCTGCTGTCAAGCTATCCGATGAATGA
- the TPHA0E01940 gene encoding Pal1 family protein (similar to Saccharomyces cerevisiae YDR348C and YHR097C; ancestral locus Anc_5.399), whose amino-acid sequence MINRNDSQRSNRRPFSSTNPFRNALNDSSLQEYNNDKQFMEWTKNNGVQSPPYLSNSGSRHNSNFSFVDSVEEEGPEDDVYAHNGRAHSPVVTRLSTSPTPIASNNPFLGDVAGEGKTFSTESSISQTSDNRNASVRSDSTRNYPTAREEKDRLRQSYMETSNVNRQSESQGYRKKSSPGNFAPPSYEEAAGTKTSRSQYPREKEHRSHRSNSSHGHSSSGNPHRRSYYPDSDQKRESDRERSRDDSRDSRYRHHSSKSSSSKSKRKNKVVIPKNVDSIDKLDVTGLFGGSFHHDGPFDAVTPHRNKNMKAAPVMAFPADGPNSTIGGASSKPSTLNEVFGRDEYADDNNGMARSKGNVDYRRSVYMGSLPSNSSSTLDAIKNHSDVSQFDPKTLTSKVSGPTTIGLGSTTFLDGAPASKTAIRDDVIQHAHQSRGVQRHKSLSQRFNIGRSNTEISHRHGTSSTTNNSSLNDDDIYLSRSSDKTSKGITFDDNAKKESSGNTFLRRVKSLKVSRK is encoded by the coding sequence ATGATTAATAGAAACGATAGTCAACGGAGTAATAGGCGCccattttcttcaacaaaTCCCTTCAGAAATGCTTTGAATGACAGTAGTTTACAAGAGTACAACAATGACAAACAATTCATGGAATGGACAAAGAATAATGGTGTCCAGAGTCCACCGTATCTATCCAACAGTGGTTCGAGacataattcaaatttcaGTTTCGTTGATTCAGTAGAGGAAGAAGGGCCAGAAGATGATGTTTATGCACACAACGGGAGGGCTCATTCACCAGTGGTGACTAGACTATCCACCAGCCCTACACCAATTGCAAGTAACAACCCATTTTTAGGTGATGTAGCAGGTGAGGGAAAAACTTTTTCTACTGAAAGTAGTATATCTCAAACTTCAGATAACAGAAATGCTTCTGTGAGAAGTGATAGTACTAGAAATTATCCAACTGCAAGAGAGGAAAAAGATAGGTTAAGACAATCATACATGGAGACATCAAACGTGAACAGACAATCTGAATCACAAGGttatagaaaaaaaagtaGTCCTGGCAATTTTGCTCCACCTTCTTACGAAGAGGCAGCAGGGACCAAAACATCACGTTCTCAATACCCAAGAGAAAAAGAACATAGATCTCACCGTAGCAACTCTAGTCATGGTCATAGTAGCTCGGGCAATCCTCATCGTCGTAGTTATTATCCAGATAGTGATCAAAAAAGAGAAAGTGATAGGGAACGTAGCAGGGACGATAGTAGAGATAGTAGATACCGTCATCATAGCTCGAAATCTTCGTCTTCTAAGAGcaaaagaaagaataaGGTGGTTATACCTAAGAATGTCGATTCCATTGATAAATTGGACGTAACTGGCTTGTTTGGTGGCTCGTTTCATCATGATGGACCCTTTGATGCCGTGACCCCACatagaaataaaaacatgAAGGCTGCTCCTGTAATGGCCTTCCCAGCTGATGGTCCAAACAGCACTATCGGTGGTGCCTCTTCGAAACCATCGACATTAAACGAAGTCTTTGGAAGAGATGAATACGctgatgataataatggtaTGGCTAGGTCAAAAGGTAATGTTGACTATAGGAGATCTGTTTATATGGGTTCTCTACCAAGTAATAGTTCCAGTACATTAGATGCAATTAAGAACCACTCAGATGTTAGCCAATTTGATCCAAAAACGCTAACATCTAAAGTTTCGGGCCCAACCACCATTGGACTTGGTTCCACCACTTTCTTGGACGGAGCCCCTGCATCTAAGACCGCTATTAGAGATGATGTTATACAGCATGCACATCAATCACGTGGAGTACAAAGACATAAATCATTATCTCAACGATTTAATATCGGAAGAAGTAATACAGAAATCAGTCATAGGCACGGAACATCTAGTACGACCAACAATAGTAGTCTTAATGATGACGATATTTATTTGAGCCGTTCAAGTGATAAAACGAGTAAGGGTATTACATTCGATGATAACGCCAAGAAAGAATCATCTGGTAACACATTCTTAAGAAGAGTAAAGAGTTTAAAAGTATCAAGAAAGTAA
- the MRP1 gene encoding mitochondrial 37S ribosomal protein mS43 (similar to Saccharomyces cerevisiae MRP1 (YDR347W); ancestral locus Anc_5.398) encodes MSYILVTKKIVSSLIRAHVITRSYITPSLDHLNEKDGLPGLYSSQGLRNAWYERVQHHTDELNKFVDENTDERPILQLINDHSKSFTKRNLVKNAAMIHNLTFANNSLTASNVNFDYQLPLANKKTTLIKDSVDIKLNYKNEPDKITYKKLYPAILSSFGSMVEFRTLLLNSNLGISGDGFTWLVARKHQAYDYSMESSNYSEVKFDRLFVVNTYNAGTPFNFNKSNQMTELKLFQEKELKTQQTEEQIEELAKKDENKEKDINDVLEAHSYDKNVSYIPLLAIDASPKCWLHDYGVFGKEQYLNNVWESINWDVVESRMPELSQQYKVVI; translated from the coding sequence ATGTCATATATATTGGTCACGAAAAAAATAGTGTCTTCTCTGATAAGAGCACATGTCATTACTAGGTCATACATAACTCCTTCCCTAGACCATCTAAACGAAAAGGATGGACTACCGGGTCTATATTCGTCGCAAGGTTTGCGCAATGCTTGGTATGAGAGAGTTCAACATCATACCGATGAATTAAACAAATTCGTTGATGAGAATACTGATGAAAGGCcaatattacaattaattaATGATCATAGTAAATCATTCACCAAAAGAAATCTGGTTAAAAATGCCGCTATGATTCATAATCTAACTTTtgctaataattcattaactGCCTCCAATgtaaattttgattatcAACTACCATTAGCAAATAAAAAGACAACATTGATCAAGGACTCTGTGGATATTAAATTGAATTACAAAAACGAGCCTGATAAAATTACTTATAAGAAGTTATATCCAGCTATCTTATCCTCCTTTGGTTCCATGGTTGAATTCAGAACTTTACTGTTGAATTCAAATCTAGGCATTTCAGGTGATGGTTTTACATGGCTAGTCGCAAGAAAACATCAAGCATATGATTACTCAATGGAATCATCCAACTATTCAGAAGTGAAATTCGATAGGCTATTTGTTGTGAATACATATAATGCAGGAACtccttttaattttaataaatcaaatcaaatgactgaattgaaattatttcaagaaaaagaattaaagaCTCAACAAACTGAAGAACAAATAGAGGAACTTGCaaaaaaagatgaaaacaaagaaaaagatatCAATGATGTTCTTGAAGCTCATTCTTATGATAAGAATGTTTCATATATTCCGCTATTAGCAATTGATGCTTCTCCAAAATGTTGGTTACATGACTATGGTGTTTTTGGCAAAGAACAATATTTGAACAATGTTTGGGAGTCAATAAATTGGGATGTTGTAGAATCAAGAATGCCAGAATTATCACAGCAATATAAAGTTGTCATATAA